From a single Fusobacterium ulcerans ATCC 49185 genomic region:
- a CDS encoding sugar phosphate isomerase/epimerase family protein yields the protein MNKNLVHISDLIFYKKSSKDILEFLRKNKIENLEFFIEPLDEDYTKKMLEILENYEFKSISFHGPFRKCNLADMTKDSLEKTLYSYEESFKLSKKYNPSFMVLHSNEGIPSQKIDEELKNKISEKIDSLVKLGIKYDIDVVIENVGIGKNMVFSQEEYEDMILKNNYKCLIDIGHAYLNRWNINELIKKLKNNILGYHFHNNNGLHDEHKPISHGKINYFDMVELIKVYTPSANIVLEYDFNENSEILLEDYNKLKELFN from the coding sequence TTGAACAAAAATTTAGTGCATATCAGTGATTTGATATTTTATAAAAAAAGTTCTAAGGATATATTAGAGTTTTTAAGAAAAAATAAAATAGAAAACTTAGAATTTTTTATTGAACCATTAGATGAAGATTACACAAAGAAAATGCTGGAAATTCTTGAAAACTATGAATTTAAATCAATTTCTTTTCATGGTCCTTTCAGAAAATGTAATTTAGCAGACATGACAAAGGATTCATTGGAAAAAACTTTATATAGTTATGAAGAAAGTTTCAAGCTTTCGAAAAAGTATAATCCTTCTTTTATGGTTTTACACAGTAACGAAGGAATTCCTTCTCAGAAAATAGATGAGGAATTAAAAAATAAAATTTCAGAAAAAATTGACTCATTAGTAAAATTAGGAATAAAATATGACATTGATGTAGTCATTGAAAATGTAGGAATAGGTAAAAATATGGTATTCTCACAAGAAGAATATGAAGATATGATATTAAAAAATAATTATAAATGTTTGATTGATATTGGGCATGCTTATTTAAACAGATGGAATATTAATGAATTAATAAAAAAATTAAAAAATAACATATTAGGATATCACTTTCATAATAATAATGGATTACATGATGAACATAAACCAATTTCTCATGGAAAAATTAATTATTTTGATATGGTTGAATTAATAAAAGTATATACTCCTTCTGCTAATATTGTATTAGAGTATGACTTTAATGAAAATTCTGAAATTTTACTAGAAGATTACAATAAACTAAAGGAATTATTTAACTAA
- a CDS encoding efflux transporter outer membrane subunit yields MGKQIKKILYYVPIILLTVSCSNSQSTTSEKFSQSKQHKWTELSSKYENSYSDNEIQKNLSLNVLSNWWLVLEDDTLTQLINLSLNNNKSLQEARARVNEARAALGISQAKLLPWLDSNNGWERKKTSDNSPNPSGIANVYKLGIDASWEIDIFGGNQYKIEAATADLQTQHAQLHSAWVTLTSEVAINYLSLRTLQERLSIAEANLALQEDTVQLLQSKYNNGLIDGLALNQAKYTASQTKSTIPTIKISIEETLNNLAVLTGQLPGSLEKKLIEKKSLPNINETIYVGIPAETLRQRPDIQAAEYQLEAQIARTKSAKTDLKPKLILFGSIGLESISSGSLLSAGSKGFSIGPQISLPIFHAGAIRKNIKVQTAREEQYLAAYENTILNAVAEVRNSLTAINQETEKNISLKEGVQTASLALEISQEKYNNGLIDFQNVLDAQRALLSLEDQYAISKGQKISNLVSLFKALGGGWEPLTSEQVK; encoded by the coding sequence ATGGGAAAACAAATCAAAAAAATACTCTACTATGTACCAATAATTCTGCTGACTGTTTCTTGTAGTAATTCTCAATCAACTACATCAGAAAAATTTTCTCAGTCAAAACAACATAAATGGACAGAATTATCATCAAAATATGAAAATTCATATTCTGATAATGAAATTCAAAAAAACCTTTCCTTAAATGTCTTATCTAATTGGTGGTTAGTTTTAGAAGATGATACCCTCACTCAGCTTATAAATTTATCCTTAAATAATAATAAAAGTTTACAGGAAGCGAGAGCAAGAGTTAATGAAGCAAGAGCAGCATTAGGAATAAGCCAAGCAAAGTTGCTTCCATGGCTTGATAGTAATAATGGCTGGGAAAGAAAAAAAACATCTGATAATTCTCCAAACCCAAGTGGAATAGCTAATGTTTATAAATTAGGAATAGATGCTTCATGGGAAATTGACATTTTTGGTGGAAATCAGTATAAAATAGAAGCTGCAACAGCTGATTTACAGACACAACATGCCCAGCTTCATTCAGCATGGGTGACTTTAACTTCAGAGGTGGCAATTAATTATCTATCTCTAAGAACTTTACAGGAACGATTATCAATAGCTGAAGCAAATCTAGCTTTACAAGAAGATACCGTTCAATTATTGCAGTCTAAATATAATAATGGATTAATAGATGGATTGGCATTAAATCAGGCTAAGTATACAGCAAGCCAAACTAAATCTACTATTCCTACTATTAAAATAAGTATAGAAGAAACATTAAATAATTTAGCAGTTCTTACAGGACAACTACCAGGAAGTCTTGAAAAAAAACTAATAGAGAAAAAATCTCTCCCAAATATAAATGAAACGATATATGTAGGAATTCCTGCTGAAACTTTAAGACAAAGACCTGATATACAAGCAGCTGAATACCAGTTAGAAGCTCAAATTGCTCGTACAAAGTCAGCAAAAACTGATTTAAAACCAAAATTGATATTATTTGGCTCAATAGGCTTAGAAAGTATCAGTAGTGGTTCACTGTTGTCTGCTGGAAGTAAAGGATTTTCAATTGGTCCTCAAATTAGTTTACCAATTTTTCATGCAGGTGCCATAAGAAAAAATATTAAAGTACAAACTGCTAGAGAGGAACAATATCTTGCAGCTTATGAAAATACAATATTAAATGCTGTAGCTGAAGTAAGAAATTCATTAACAGCAATAAACCAGGAAACAGAAAAAAATATTTCTCTAAAAGAAGGAGTTCAAACAGCATCACTTGCTTTAGAGATATCACAGGAAAAATATAACAATGGATTGATTGATTTTCAAAATGTTCTTGATGCACAAAGAGCATTGCTCTCATTAGAAGATCAATATGCAATAAGTAAAGGACAGAAAATTTCAAATTTAGTTAGTTTATTTAAAGCATTAGGTGGTGGCTGGGAACCATTAACTTCAGAACAAGTGAAATAA
- a CDS encoding efflux RND transporter periplasmic adaptor subunit yields the protein MNKEKILSTLKSNYKIVLLIILILVIFSGGCIYNKIKKDENVVLYGNVDIRQIALAFNASERIEKMYVEEGDPVKKGDVLATLDTRSLKLQIEKNKAQIEVQENAVLRLKNGSRPEEISQKLAKLNGAEAEAKNAKIQLQRIQNAYNNSAGRSISRQEKDDAESRVKITTAQVKEAYEGYQLASIGPRVEDIAEAEAQLKTLKAELAIQEYLLSQTQLIAPSDAVVRSRLQEPGDMASPQRATYLLALNDKKWVRAYIQETQLGFIKPGMNVAVSIDSYPNKSINGQIGFVSSVAEFTPKTVQAQELRTSLLYEIRIYVDDKEDILRMGMPATVKIDTINMNTKE from the coding sequence ATGAATAAAGAAAAAATTCTTTCAACTTTAAAAAGTAATTATAAAATAGTTTTATTAATAATCCTCATTTTAGTAATTTTTAGTGGAGGATGTATATATAATAAAATAAAGAAAGATGAAAATGTAGTATTATATGGAAATGTTGATATCAGACAAATTGCTTTAGCTTTTAATGCCAGTGAAAGAATAGAAAAAATGTATGTAGAAGAAGGGGATCCTGTAAAAAAAGGTGATGTTTTGGCAACTTTAGATACTAGAAGTTTAAAGCTTCAAATAGAAAAAAACAAGGCACAAATAGAAGTACAGGAAAATGCAGTATTACGTTTAAAAAATGGTTCAAGACCTGAAGAAATATCACAAAAATTAGCCAAATTAAATGGAGCAGAGGCAGAAGCAAAAAATGCAAAAATACAGTTGCAAAGAATTCAAAATGCTTATAATAATTCTGCTGGTCGTTCAATAAGCAGGCAGGAGAAAGATGATGCAGAATCAAGAGTTAAAATAACTACAGCTCAAGTGAAGGAAGCATATGAAGGCTATCAATTAGCAAGTATTGGCCCTCGTGTTGAAGATATTGCTGAAGCTGAAGCTCAACTGAAAACATTAAAGGCAGAACTAGCAATACAAGAATATCTACTAAGTCAAACTCAGTTGATAGCACCAAGTGATGCAGTTGTACGTTCACGTTTACAAGAGCCAGGAGATATGGCTTCTCCACAACGTGCTACATATCTTTTAGCATTAAATGATAAAAAATGGGTACGAGCATATATTCAGGAAACACAACTTGGTTTTATTAAACCAGGAATGAATGTTGCAGTTTCTATTGATAGCTATCCAAATAAATCAATAAATGGACAGATTGGTTTTGTTTCTTCAGTTGCTGAATTTACTCCTAAAACAGTTCAGGCTCAAGAATTAAGAACCTCTTTACTATATGAAATTAGAATATATGTAGATGATAAAGAAGATATATTGCGTATGGGTATGCCTGCCACAGTAAAAATTGATACTATAAATATGAATACCAAGGAGTAA
- a CDS encoding ATP-binding cassette domain-containing protein — MNNENVVISENLYKHFIVKPGKKKVDALTDINIEVPAGKLTALIGPDGAGKTTFMRLVCGLMMPSEGNITVLGINTKENPQGIQDRISYMPQRFGLYEDLSIQENLNLYADLYGVPKDVRDKRFERLLKMTGLEEFTKRQAGKLSGGMKQKLGLACTLVRSPELLLLDEPTVGVDPLSRRELWEILKNLVKDENLTVLVNTAYMDEAELCHKVIVIHKSSILATGTPKELALIGENRCYKIQPPAGMPSRILQTKLLDDKKNIVDAVPEGGEVRFITQSDEAFNNIKEIEANIEIQKVNSTLEDGFMILLHDYESKHTQTEKKIFPIKFSDKFEISSQVDIEVKNLVRKFGDFTAVANTSFQVYKGEIFGLLGPNGAGKTTTFRMLCGLLPSTSGFLSVAGVNLRKSRTQARTNIGYVAQKFSLYSNLTVDENLMFFGGVYGLKGEELENRMEEVKKQFGLIGQETKPSGDLPGGFKQRLSMAVALLHEPKILFLDEPTSGIDPLARRTFWRQITSLAAGGTTIIITTHFMEEAEYCDRIMIQDQGKMLVIGAPEDIRKNAGENIKTMNQAFIEIVEQNRSKAQID; from the coding sequence ATGAATAATGAAAATGTAGTTATTTCAGAAAATTTGTATAAACATTTTATCGTTAAGCCAGGAAAGAAAAAAGTAGATGCACTTACAGATATTAATATAGAAGTTCCAGCAGGAAAACTTACTGCATTAATTGGGCCAGATGGAGCAGGGAAAACAACTTTTATGCGTCTGGTATGTGGACTCATGATGCCAAGTGAAGGGAATATAACAGTACTTGGAATAAATACAAAAGAAAATCCCCAGGGAATTCAGGATAGAATAAGTTACATGCCTCAGCGTTTTGGACTTTATGAAGATTTGAGTATTCAAGAAAATCTTAATCTTTATGCTGATTTATATGGAGTTCCTAAAGATGTACGTGATAAACGTTTTGAACGCCTTTTAAAGATGACAGGATTAGAAGAATTTACTAAAAGACAGGCAGGAAAATTATCAGGAGGAATGAAACAAAAACTGGGATTAGCATGTACGCTGGTTCGTTCTCCAGAACTTTTATTATTAGATGAACCAACAGTAGGAGTTGACCCTCTTTCTAGAAGAGAATTATGGGAAATTTTAAAAAATCTTGTTAAAGATGAAAATCTTACAGTTTTAGTAAATACAGCTTATATGGATGAAGCTGAACTTTGTCATAAGGTAATAGTGATACATAAAAGCAGTATATTAGCTACAGGAACGCCTAAAGAACTAGCCTTGATAGGAGAAAACAGATGTTATAAAATTCAGCCTCCAGCTGGAATGCCTTCTCGTATCTTGCAAACAAAATTACTTGATGATAAAAAAAATATTGTTGATGCTGTTCCAGAAGGGGGAGAGGTAAGATTCATTACTCAATCAGATGAAGCTTTCAATAATATAAAAGAAATTGAAGCTAATATAGAAATTCAAAAAGTTAATTCCACTTTAGAAGATGGCTTTATGATTTTATTACACGATTATGAAAGTAAACATACACAAACAGAAAAAAAAATCTTCCCTATAAAATTTTCAGATAAATTTGAAATATCAAGTCAGGTAGATATAGAAGTCAAAAATCTTGTGCGAAAATTTGGAGATTTTACAGCTGTAGCTAATACTTCCTTTCAGGTATATAAAGGAGAAATATTTGGATTATTAGGTCCAAATGGAGCAGGCAAAACAACTACATTTAGAATGCTGTGTGGTTTATTGCCTTCAACAAGTGGATTTTTATCTGTAGCAGGTGTTAATCTACGAAAATCAAGAACTCAAGCCAGAACAAATATTGGATATGTTGCACAAAAATTTTCTTTGTATTCAAACTTAACTGTAGATGAAAATTTAATGTTTTTTGGTGGTGTTTATGGTTTAAAAGGAGAAGAATTAGAAAATAGAATGGAAGAAGTAAAAAAACAGTTTGGTCTGATAGGTCAAGAAACTAAACCTAGTGGTGATCTTCCTGGAGGATTCAAACAGCGTTTATCCATGGCTGTAGCACTTTTACATGAGCCTAAAATTCTTTTTCTTGATGAGCCTACAAGTGGTATTGATCCTCTAGCAAGGCGTACTTTTTGGCGCCAGATAACATCTCTGGCTGCAGGTGGAACTACAATAATTATCACTACACACTTTATGGAAGAAGCTGAATACTGTGATCGTATTATGATACAGGATCAGGGGAAAATGCTGGTAATTGGTGCTCCAGAAGATATACGGAAAAATGCTGGTGAAAATATAAAAACAATGAATCAGGCTTTTATTGAGATAGTTGAACAAAATCGTTCAAAGGCACAAATAGATTAA
- a CDS encoding ABC transporter permease → MSKNGFIKRLTALVTKEFRQLIRDNSSILIGIFLPILLIFIIGYGVSLDVKNVPIAVVLEDTSPTTYNVLSFLNGSEYFSPTYVTSMHEAEKMIDERHVDAILRIPSDFSESLYRQESSIQLILYGVDSSTATLVKGYIEGSIKQWEALNISKFINDSSIGNITVENRMWFNDANSSIWYFIPGLIVLIITIVGVFLTSLVMAREWERGTLESLFISPVKPLEILLSKMVPYFCVAMVGFIFCLIAARFLFEVPIYGSLAIIILCSMLYLLVTLGMGLTISSITKNQFLASQLALLVSFLPAMMLTGFLYDLRSVPAFIRNVGQILPATYYLELLKSLFLAGNNWHLIYKNCIILFFYAVFFISLALKVTKKSLE, encoded by the coding sequence ATGAGTAAAAATGGTTTTATAAAACGTCTTACTGCATTGGTAACCAAAGAATTCCGTCAATTGATTCGTGATAACAGCAGTATTTTAATTGGAATATTTTTACCTATTCTTTTAATATTTATCATAGGTTATGGAGTATCACTTGATGTAAAAAATGTTCCTATAGCAGTAGTTCTTGAAGATACCTCCCCCACAACTTATAATGTTTTAAGCTTTTTAAATGGTTCGGAATATTTTTCACCAACTTATGTAACATCTATGCATGAAGCAGAAAAAATGATAGATGAGCGACATGTTGATGCAATCTTAAGGATTCCTTCTGATTTTTCAGAAAGTTTATATAGACAGGAAAGTTCAATACAATTAATTTTGTATGGGGTAGATTCCAGCACTGCTACACTTGTAAAAGGATATATTGAAGGTTCTATAAAGCAATGGGAAGCATTAAATATATCTAAATTTATAAATGATTCCTCTATTGGAAATATAACTGTTGAAAATAGAATGTGGTTCAATGATGCAAATTCAAGTATTTGGTATTTTATTCCTGGGCTTATAGTTCTTATAATAACTATTGTTGGAGTTTTTTTAACTTCCTTAGTTATGGCACGAGAGTGGGAACGAGGAACATTGGAATCTTTGTTTATTTCCCCTGTAAAACCATTGGAAATATTATTATCAAAAATGGTTCCATATTTTTGCGTAGCTATGGTTGGATTTATTTTTTGTCTTATAGCAGCACGTTTTCTATTTGAAGTTCCTATCTATGGTTCTCTGGCTATTATAATATTGTGCTCCATGCTCTATTTACTTGTAACTTTGGGAATGGGACTTACAATATCTTCTATTACAAAAAATCAATTTCTAGCCAGTCAGTTAGCTTTACTTGTAAGTTTTTTACCTGCTATGATGTTAACAGGATTTTTATATGATTTACGTAGTGTTCCCGCTTTTATTCGTAATGTTGGACAAATATTACCTGCAACATATTATTTAGAACTACTTAAATCACTTTTCCTTGCTGGAAATAATTGGCATTTGATTTATAAAAACTGCATAATATTATTTTTTTATGCAGTATTCTTTATTTCTTTAGCATTGAAAGTAACTAAAAAAAGCCTTGAATAG
- a CDS encoding ABC transporter permease: protein MNNFMTFLLKLKSICKKELLTTLKDPATRTVLFIPVIIQSFLFGYAATYNLDKVPYAYLDNSKSKTSIEFISKLDGTNVFKRVQTLMNSNEIAQSIDSDKAMLVINIDSDFEKKLSKGESAPIQVITDGRNTMTAAVASGYINDIVAEFNNERNGGKQLINIKTRSWYNPNLITRWSFLPGMIATLSLIQTLMLAGLSVAREREQGTFDQLLVTPLSSIEILIGKAVPPMIIGMLQVTFIIVICVFWFKIPMSGSIFTLYFTVFIFMTSCIGIGLSISAVSNSMQQVMVYTFVLIMPMVLLSGLATPIHNMPRILQIATYANPLRFGVEAIRRIYLEGSSLAQIAHNFIPMAVVAAVTLPLAVWLFRNKLV, encoded by the coding sequence ATGAATAACTTTATGACATTTTTATTAAAATTAAAAAGTATATGTAAAAAAGAACTTTTGACCACTTTGAAGGATCCTGCTACAAGAACAGTACTTTTTATTCCAGTTATTATACAAAGTTTTTTATTTGGATATGCAGCAACATATAACCTTGATAAAGTTCCCTATGCTTATCTTGATAATAGTAAAAGTAAAACTTCTATTGAATTTATTTCAAAGCTTGATGGAACAAATGTTTTCAAGCGAGTACAGACTTTAATGAATTCTAACGAAATAGCTCAGAGTATTGATTCTGATAAAGCAATGTTGGTAATAAATATTGATTCTGATTTTGAAAAAAAATTGTCAAAGGGAGAGTCAGCTCCAATTCAAGTAATTACAGATGGTCGTAACACTATGACAGCAGCTGTAGCATCAGGATACATTAATGATATTGTTGCAGAATTTAATAATGAAAGAAATGGAGGAAAACAACTGATCAATATAAAAACAAGATCATGGTATAATCCCAATCTTATAACAAGATGGAGTTTTCTTCCAGGAATGATAGCAACTTTAAGCTTGATACAGACATTGATGCTTGCTGGTTTATCAGTTGCCAGAGAAAGAGAGCAGGGAACTTTTGACCAATTGTTAGTTACTCCACTTTCTTCAATTGAGATTTTGATAGGTAAGGCTGTTCCACCAATGATTATAGGAATGCTTCAAGTAACATTTATTATAGTTATCTGTGTATTTTGGTTTAAAATACCTATGAGTGGCTCGATATTCACCCTATACTTTACTGTTTTTATATTTATGACCAGCTGTATTGGAATAGGTTTGTCTATTTCAGCTGTTTCAAATAGTATGCAGCAAGTTATGGTATACACTTTTGTTCTTATAATGCCAATGGTTTTATTATCTGGATTAGCAACTCCTATACATAATATGCCTAGAATTCTTCAAATTGCTACTTATGCTAATCCCTTACGTTTTGGAGTAGAAGCCATAAGAAGAATTTATCTGGAAGGCAGTAGCTTAGCCCAAATTGCTCATAATTTTATACCTATGGCTGTAGTTGCAGCAGTGACTTTACCTCTTGCTGTTTGGTTATTCAGAAATAAATTAGTTTAA
- a CDS encoding ParA family protein produces MAKRISIYNYKEKIGKTTSAYYMAKALSEEGKRVLMIDADPQCSLTKLSLDLNNDSLKETVVDLHKAVLKAFEGQPIPITAVPPQMISNTLFLIPGSNEILKLEVTLSFAHKKDNNMKIFGNIAGAFNEFFNKMEEEYNLDYIIIDFPSTMKEISKNLLMVSDYIAIPTIIDLFMNDTFILLIKEFHDLNELRNNMLSKYSDSYYSFPDKQPKFIGFIKQDYLFDKKIENKNVKEISMFTRNIKIIGMLLENGKLGANDYILSQIPNLTKNKELFNIFIKEMAERIISLE; encoded by the coding sequence ATGGCAAAAAGGATATCAATTTATAACTATAAAGAGAAAATAGGAAAAACCACTTCAGCATATTATATGGCAAAAGCTCTTTCGGAGGAAGGAAAGAGAGTCTTGATGATAGATGCAGACCCACAATGCAGTTTGACGAAATTATCTTTAGATTTAAATAATGATAGTTTGAAAGAAACAGTTGTTGATTTACATAAAGCAGTTTTAAAAGCCTTTGAAGGTCAGCCTATACCAATAACTGCTGTACCTCCTCAAATGATTTCTAATACCTTGTTTTTAATTCCTGGTAGTAATGAAATACTAAAATTGGAAGTCACACTTTCTTTTGCCCATAAAAAAGATAATAATATGAAGATATTTGGAAATATAGCTGGAGCATTTAATGAATTTTTTAATAAAATGGAAGAAGAGTATAATTTAGATTATATTATAATAGATTTTCCATCTACTATGAAAGAAATAAGTAAAAATTTATTGATGGTATCAGATTATATAGCTATACCTACAATAATTGATTTATTTATGAATGATACTTTTATACTTTTAATTAAAGAGTTTCATGATTTGAATGAATTAAGAAATAATATGCTTAGTAAATATAGTGATTCATATTATTCTTTCCCAGATAAACAGCCTAAATTTATTGGATTTATAAAACAGGATTATTTATTTGATAAAAAAATAGAAAATAAAAATGTAAAAGAAATAAGTATGTTCACAAGAAATATAAAAATAATTGGAATGCTTTTGGAGAATGGAAAATTAGGTGCTAATGATTATATTTTATCTCAAATCCCAAATTTAACTAAAAATAAAGAGCTGTTTAATATTTTTATAAAAGAGATGGCTGAAAGAATAATTAGTTTAGAATAG
- the zupT gene encoding zinc transporter ZupT translates to MIETGNVTMAFTLTLLAGLAMGGGSIISFIGKNTNKKFLSASLGFASGVMIYVAFVEIFMESRESLVEVYGGSKGLWVAVISFFLGMIFMVLTEKFCLKENQEENEEKSVYRMGVMTAIAIGIHNFPEGMAIFTSVLKTPALGFSVATAIAIHNISVGIAVSAPIYYATGSRKKAFIFSLISGLVEPLGALAGYVLFKSYLNEKVFGILLAAVAGIMVYIALDELLPSAQNDENHHIATYSMISGMIVMAVSLMVI, encoded by the coding sequence ATGATAGAAACTGGAAATGTAACAATGGCTTTTACTCTCACTTTATTAGCTGGGCTAGCTATGGGGGGAGGAAGCATTATTTCTTTTATAGGGAAGAATACAAATAAAAAATTTCTTTCAGCCTCATTGGGATTTGCAAGTGGAGTAATGATATATGTTGCATTTGTAGAAATTTTTATGGAGTCAAGAGAATCTTTAGTTGAGGTTTATGGAGGGAGCAAAGGGTTATGGGTGGCAGTTATTTCATTTTTTCTTGGGATGATTTTTATGGTTCTTACAGAAAAATTTTGTCTGAAAGAAAATCAGGAAGAGAATGAAGAAAAATCTGTATATAGAATGGGAGTAATGACAGCTATCGCAATAGGAATTCATAATTTTCCAGAGGGAATGGCAATTTTTACCTCTGTATTAAAGACTCCAGCTTTAGGTTTTTCTGTAGCAACAGCTATTGCAATACATAATATCTCAGTAGGTATAGCTGTTTCAGCACCTATATACTATGCAACTGGAAGCAGAAAAAAAGCTTTTATTTTTTCTCTTATTTCAGGATTAGTAGAACCATTGGGAGCTTTAGCAGGATATGTTCTTTTTAAAAGCTATTTAAATGAGAAAGTATTTGGAATATTATTAGCAGCAGTGGCAGGAATTATGGTTTATATAGCATTAGATGAACTTCTTCCATCAGCACAGAATGATGAGAATCATCACATAGCTACTTACAGTATGATTTCTGGAATGATAGTTATGGCAGTTAGTTTAATGGTAATTTAG
- a CDS encoding toxin-antitoxin system YwqK family antitoxin produces the protein MKKILLLISAIFFLWSCNNEKYDTPVPQNSTSFYKKESVLGISNHFSGILTEKYSNGQLKKVTSYKDGTKNGLEKIYYENGKIQLEGNYKNNIEDGHFKTYYQNGNLNINTEFKNGLPNNLFTKYHPNGNLALKGIYKDGKPHGEWKTYYYNGKLESEKEYDNGLGTGEWKTYYENGSLKWKGIYKNGELIAEQFMILL, from the coding sequence ATGAAAAAAATATTATTATTAATTTCAGCAATATTTTTCTTATGGAGCTGTAATAATGAAAAATACGATACACCAGTACCCCAAAACTCTACATCATTTTATAAAAAAGAAAGTGTTTTGGGAATAAGTAATCACTTTTCTGGTATACTTACAGAAAAATATAGCAATGGACAGTTAAAAAAAGTTACATCTTATAAAGATGGAACAAAAAATGGATTAGAAAAAATCTATTATGAAAATGGAAAGATTCAATTAGAAGGAAATTATAAAAACAATATAGAAGATGGCCATTTCAAAACTTATTATCAAAATGGAAATTTAAATATTAATACTGAATTTAAAAATGGACTTCCAAATAATTTATTCACAAAATATCATCCTAATGGAAATTTAGCTTTAAAAGGAATATACAAAGATGGTAAACCACATGGAGAATGGAAAACATATTATTATAATGGAAAATTAGAATCTGAAAAAGAATATGACAATGGTTTGGGAACTGGAGAATGGAAGACATATTATGAAAATGGAAGTTTGAAATGGAAAGGGATTTATAAAAACGGTGAACTCATAGCAGAACAATTTATGATTTTATTATAG